The DNA segment CAGAAAGAGCATAGACCATTCGTTGGTAAATTTCATCTACCTTGTCTTGACGACCTGCTTTTTTGTAATACCCAAAGGCCAACATGGGAAGTTTTCGGTCGTACATAAAATGGTCACCCAAACGGATGAGCCCATCTTTGTAGTCTGTTTTCAGAAAGATTTCACGAGCTTTCCGGATATCACCTGCATTAAAGGCAGTGTTTCCTTCCCGGATGAGTTGTACCCTTTCTTTCGAATCCATACAAAGAGTATCGAACCATTTTCAGAAATTGACAACTGAAAATTGTCTAAAAGAATGAATTTACCAGGAGTGAAAATTATGTTGGAAGTAGGGAAAAAAGCCCCCAATTTTACAAGTGTCAACCAAAACGGCGAAAAAGTGAAACTCGCCGATCTAACAGGAAAAAATGGAGTCGTTGTTTATTTTTATCCAAGAGACATGACTCCTGGATGCACAACAGAAGCCTGTGACTTCCGAGACAACTTTGCCCGTCTCAAAAAATTTGGATATAATGTCGTAGGTATTTCCAAAGACAATCCCAAATCCCATACCAAATTCATCGAAAAACAAGAACTCAATTTTGATCTCATCTCTGATGAATCAGGGGAAATCTGTGAAGCTTATGGTGTTTGGCGCGAAAAAGTATTTATGGGACGCAAAGGAATGGGAATCGTTCGATCTACCTTCCTTCTCGACAGTTCTCTCAAAATTAAAAAAATCTATGACAGCGTGAAGGTAAAAGGACACGTTGAAGAAATCATTAAAGACATTCAGGAAATCCAAGGGAAATGAAAATCGAAATCTCTCCACTCCAAATCCAAATCGGAAACTTCAAATCTGGTTCCTTTTATAAATTAATTCCTATTTTCCAAGAAGATGTGAAAGAGGAACTCGGAAAAAAATTCCCAACACAAATTGAAACCAAAGTGTTTTCTGGAGAACTGGGAAAAGAATTTCGAGATGAGGCAGATCAAACCATTTATCTTGGATTAGGCGAAAAGGATAAATTAAACTTCCGAAAATTCATTTCTCATTTTTTTAAGTATGGAGAAAAAATCCTAAACTACGATGGAATGGGATTGGAAATTCATATTTCGAAAGCACTTTCCAAAAAGTTTTCTGCAGACCGAATTGCCTATCAAATTGCCAATACACTCTATATTGGAAGTTATCCAGTTTCAGTATTGCAAACAAAAAAGAAAGACAAAGAAAAAAAGAAAGTGGGAGCCGTCTTTTTAAAATTCGAAGACAAATCTGTTCTTAGTTTAGCAGAAAGTGGCCTTTCAAAAAGTAAAGTTGTCGCAAAACATGTGAATGGTGCTCGTCACATCGCTCACTTACCAGCAAATTACTTCACTCCAAATGACTTTGTTTCGAGAGCAAAAGAAATAGCAAAAGAATACAAACTCTCTGTAAAAGTGTGGGATGAAACCCAACTCAAAAAAGAGGGGTTAGGTGGAATCCTTGCTGTCTCTCGTGGTTCTGAGTTAGAAGGCAAAATGGTGATTCTGGAATACAAACCGACAAAAGCAAAAAAGAAATTCGCCATTGTTGGTAAAGGATTAACATTTGATACAGGTGGTATTTCTTTAAAACCACCAGGTGAAATGCATGAAATGAAATATGATATGTGCGGAGCCGCGGCAACCATCCATGCCATTGGAGCTATTGCCGCTCTTGAGATTCCTATCCATATCATTGCAGCCATTGGTGTTGCGGAAAATATGCCAGATGGAAAAGCAATCAAACCTGGTGACGTTTATACTGCCTATAATGGAACTACTGTGGAAGTACAAAATACAGATGCGGAAGGCAGACTTGTGTTAGGTGACGTTCTCTCATACGTGTCCAAAAACTACAAACCAGATTATATGGTGGATTTGGCGACTCTCACTGGAGCTGTCATCATTGCACTTGGACATGAAGCAGCTGCCATCCTCACAAATTCCGATCCATTACGAGAAGCACTCTTTAAAGCTTCTGAAACATCTGATGATCGTGTTTGGGAACTACCTCTATGGGAAGAATATGGGGAAGACTTAAAATCAGATATAGCCGATCTCAAAAACATCACAGGTGGTGGAAAGGGAGCAGGAACAATTTCTGCTGGAGTATTCCTCTCTAAGTTCGTCGATGAATCCATCAATTGGGCTCATATCGACATTGCAGGGGCTGCTTGGAGAAAGAAAAAATCGGGAACCCAATTCCATGGACCCACAGGTTACGGCGTACGTTTGTTAGTGGATCTTGCAAAAGAATTAGCTAATAAGTAAAGAAAAAACTTCACGTTCAATAACTGGATAGAGAACGAATCACATTCAGTTCTCTATCCAATACCCTTCCCTTTCCATTACAGAATCAAATCCTTTCACCAACTAACAAACGTATAAGATCATACACAGATTACCGATCCAGTTTGAGATAACATTTAAGGAATGTTAAGCAAAAATAATAAGAATGATTCTAAATCTTATTTTGTCGATTCGGACAACTCCTAACGAAATAGAAACGTTCCTTTTGTCCTTTTTTTCGCTATTTTATCAAAATGATTGCACGTAGATTGAATATAACATTATTGTAAAAATCCATTATATGCATATTAGCCTTATGGACAATCACCGATTAACAAACGATAACCAAGGAGAACCTTCCACACCCAAAGCTTCCTTTTTTGTATTCGATGATTCTTTGTGTCTGAAGAATTATTTAGGACCCTACTTTCTCAATGAAGGAATCAATTTTGAAATGGAAGTTGGCAAAACAATCCATGAAATGAATCCTGAGTTTGCGAATCGTTGGGGACAATCCCTAGTAAAAGTCCGAGACGAACAAAACCCTGATGAAGCTGAGATTCTTTTTAACCGCCAAAAGATTCGCTCACAAATTGCACCTATTCCAATCGATTCCAAAAATTATTTGATCTTAAGTTTGATCCTTTCACAAGAATGTATCGTTTCTTCTTCTGACTTGGATGTGGAAGAACAAAGTGTAATCCATTACGAAGAATCACTGCACCGAGAGATCATTCGTATTTTTGATTGGAGGCAGGAAATTGAGGGTAAAACCATTTCTCGCGAATGGATGGAAACAGCTCTTCCAAATCTCAACACATCACTCATGCAAGGTTCTGGCCTTGGTGCCCTTGTGACTACCGTTGGTGCCATGGTAAGGAAAGCAAAACGTGAAGGAGATCAGGTGACCATTCCCGCTGCTATCTTCGAAATGTTGGAAGAAAACTTCAATAGCACCAAAAAACTAGTGAAAACGTTAGCAGAAGCTCAACTAATTTTTGAAAACAAAAAAAGAACTTCAGAACAAGTGAATATTCAAGAATTACATACTTTGATTTTAGAGGAAGTGAGCGATCTCATTGACATGTTAGGTATCAAAGCCCAACAAGTTCAAATTTCGAATTCGAAAAATGGAAACAATCTTTATGTAAACATTCACAAAAATAATTTCAAAAGAGTGATACGTGAGTTACTCATCAATGCAATGAAATACGGAAATGACCATTGTGTAATTTATGTTTTATTACTAAGTGCTGGCGATCATATGATTGTGAAAGTGTTAAACCCTCCCTATGATACTTCCATTCACAAACTGGATTTTACCAAATCACAAGAAACCATTTTGTTCCAACCTTTCTACCGACACAATAAGTATGTGGATGAGAGGTATTCCAAAGAAGAATTTGGATTGGGTTTGGGTCTCCCTATCATCAAAAAAATGATTGAAGACATGGATGGAAAAGTATACTTCAATCTCCTTAAGTCGAATCTATATTCAAAATCTAGCGAAGAAGTTTCCGTTTCACTAGAATTCCCGATGAGTACAGTTCGTACTTAATTTCAATAAGCTAAATAAGATCTAAAACAATCAAACCAATGAGGCAATTCAATGAATACGAGTGAATTTGATTCACTGACAGATGATAATGATGAATTCGAAAACGAGGAAGATACCCTTGAAAATCGATTTTTAATCTTTTCACTTGCGGACAGAAGTTATGGTATTGAAATCAAATACATTACCGAAATTGTTGGAATGCAAAACATCACTGAAGTACCCGATATGCCCACTTTTATCAAGGGTGTGATCAACCTTCGTGGAAAAGTAATTGCACTCATTGATGTACGAGACAGGTTTCGAATGGAAAATGTAGGTTATGATGATAAAACCTGTATCATTATCTTAAATTTTAAAAACCAGCTCGTAGGACTCATCGTTGATACGGTAAAAGAAGTCATTCGAATCAATGCTCAAAACATCGAAGAAGCACCTAAATTTGGTGAATCGGAAAACAATCGTTTTGTGCAGTCCATCGCCAAAATCAATGAAGATGTAAAAGTATTACTCAACATTGAAAATCTTTTGAAAGACGAAGACAAACTCGCGTTAGACAACGCTCTCGCTATTAAAAATCAATAAAGGAACAAAGAGATGAAATATTTAAATAATTTGAAAGTGAAATCAAAACTGATTTTAGGATTTAGTGCTCTCGTTTTGATTATCCTGATCAATACATTGATTGGACTTAATTCACTGAATCAATTAAATTCAACCCTAGGTGAAATCGTAAATACGCATTCCAAAAAAGTGCAATTATCCGAACAATTACGAGCTAAGTTTATTTGGATGATTCGTGAGGAAAAAAACTTAATTCTAGCGACAAGCGAAGAAGAACAAAACAAACGTTTGAGTATAAGAGCTGGTCTTGAAGTTGATTTTGCAAAAATCAAAAAAGAATTTTATGACTTACTAGACCAAGAAGAAAAAACGAAAGTACCTGGATTAGAGAAACAATTGGAAGAGTGGTATGCGGCTTATGCTGTAACCAAAAGTATTGCTTTACAATATAAAGCTAAAGAAGCACAAGCCAACTCATCTACTCGCGGAAGGGCAGCGGCTATGGCTCTCGACAAAACCATGGAAGACTTTGCGACATTATCAGAAACAAAAATGAAAATTGCGTATGATAATGCTTCGAAAGCTTATAACTTTATGGTTCGATCCTTTATCATCCAGTTAATAGTATCATTTGCAATCGCATTTATCGTTGCCTTTTGGATCATCAGAAGCATTACCAAATCATTGAATGCTGCGATGGAAATTGTTGGCATGGTCACTGTGGCATCCGAACAAGTTTCCTCTACAGCGTTTTCCTTAAGCCAAGGAGCAAGTGAACAAGCAGCATCTGTCGAAGAGACAACCGCATCCATTGAAGAGATGTCTGCTTCTGTGACACAAAATGCCGAATCCGCATTAGAAACCAATACAATCGCAGGCAAATCAGCGAGTGAAGCTGCTATTGGCCAAGAGTCGGTTTTAAAAACATTAGAAGCGATGAAAAACATCTCCTCTAGAATCAAAATCATTGAAGAAATTGCCTACCAAACAAACTTACTTGCGTTAAATGCTGCTATTGAAGCTGCTCGTGCGGGAAAACATGGAAAAGGATTTGCTGTTGTCGCTGACGAAGTTCGTAAACTAGCAGAACGAAGCCAGGTAGCTGCACAAGAAATCAACCAATTGTCAACCAATAGTGTCTCACTTGCCGCAGAAGCAGGTAGGATCATCGAACAAATTGTCCCAAGCATCAACCGAACGGCTGAACTTGTTTCTGGCATTGCAGTCTCATCAAGAGAACAATCAGCAGGTATTTCACAAATTTCTATGGCGATGACTCAGATGGACCAAACCACTCAAGTGTCAGCATCTGCTTCTGAAGAACTGGCTGCTACTTCCAACGAATTAAAAGAACAAGCAACTCATTTGATGGAAATCATGGAATCTCTTGTCAAATTGAATGTGAATCAATCAGTAAGTTCTAAAAAAATTAACTCCTCTGAATTAAAATCGATCGCAAGTGAATTTGGCAAAAATTCAAAAGTTGGATTTGGCAATTCCAACGGAGGGAAATCAAAATCTACATACGATTTGAAACATGAAACAAATTTAACTGAAAAATTTTAACCATCAATATGAATAGAGAAGATCTCTTACTCGGATTCATCCAAGAAGGTTTCGAATTGATTGAGGATTGCGAAAATGCAATCCTTGCCATCGAAGAAATCCAAAATTCACATGGAAACTTTGATGAAGAACTAATGAACAATTTGTTTCGTTCTGTTCATACGTTTAAAGGTTCCTCTGGACTTCTCAAACTGGAAACTCTGGTCAAGTTAACGCATGAAGCGGAAACATTGATGGATTTACTCCGAAATCAAAAACTTTTGCCAACTGATGAGTTAACGCAAGTTCTCATCGATACATTCGATCGGATGCGTGTTTTGTTATCAAAAGTGGAAACCTTAAAAGCAAATCCTGAAATGGATCCACCAACTGAATTGCAGATCCAAGCTTTACAAGGTGAAATCAATAAACTAAAACAACACTCTATTGTGGAAACAGTTTTAGAAAAACCCAAAAAAGAGAAAAAAATATACGAGATTTTTGAGGAAGAACCACCGAAAGAAACTAAGAAAAAATCGAATGTCTATGAAATCTTTGATGAGGTATCAACTCAAGAAGTTTCCAAAAACAAAAAATTTGAAATTTTTGAAGAAGAACTAAAACAAACCCAAACAGAAGTTATATCAAATAACTCCAAAATAGAACGCTTAGGCGATCAAAACAAACCAGTTATCTTCAATATACGCAAAGAAATCAAAGTTGCAAATGACAAATTAGATTCACTGTTAGATTTAGTGGGAGAACTTGTCATCGCAGAATCAAATGTAACACAACACCCTACGATAAAATCAATTCGTAACGAAAGTTTAAATTCAGCACTGACTCGATTTCATAAAATACTCTTAGATTTACAAGAAGTTGCATTTTCCACACGGATGATTCCTATCTCTGGTGTATTCCAAAAGATGTCACGTTTGGTTAGGGACCTACAAAAACAATCAGGTAAAAAAGTACTTTTACATATCAAAGGGGAAGATACCGAAATTGATAAGTCCATTGTTGATTTAATTGCTGATCCAATTGTTCATATCCTTAGAAACTCTATTGACCATGGTTTAGAAACTCCTGAAGAAAGAATAGACCGAGGAAAAGTTGATACAGGGAATATTTATCTCAGCGCCAGACAATCAGTGAATGAAGTTTGGGTGATGATTAAAGATGATGGCCGGGGTTTAGACAGAAATAAAATATTAGATAAAGCAAAACAAAATGGCCTCATCTCCGGAGATACTTCTTCACTCAATGACCAAGAAGTTTTCAATTTAATATTTTTGCCTGGTTTATCAACTGCAAAAGTTGTTTCTGATATCTCAGGTCGTGGTGTCGGAATGGATATAGTCCGCCAAAATATAGTGAAACTAGGTGGAAAAATTGAAATCCATAGTCAGTTCGGAGCAGGGACAACATTTGTTTTACGTATCCCTTTATCCTTAGGAATCATGGAAGGAACTGTTGTCAGAGTTGGTCAGAAATTTTTTACAATCCAAACCATTGAACTACGCGAATTCGTAAGCCTTCGAGACAAAAAGGAAATAGAGTTAGATGAAGGACAGAAGGTCTTAGACATACGAGGAACTTTTATTCCTATTTTTAATATCAATCAAATTCTAAATCACAAAGAACAAATTATTTATGATAATGAAGATCCATTGATGATCATACTTGAGTATGAAAGAAAACTCATTGGAATCAGAGTCGATGAAATCATCGGAAATCAAAATGTAGTGATCAAACCACTAATGGGAATCATGGAAAATGCCCAAGGTGTAAATGGATTTACTATATTAGGAAATGGGAACGTCAGTTTAATTTTAGATGTTAAATCTATTTTTAGCAAACTTGAATTTGTTGGAGCATCATGATCAAACTTTTGATTGTTGATGATCAAAATATCGTGAGAAATGTTCTCTCTGATACGTTTAAAGATGATCCAACAATCAAAGTGATTGGTACAGCTGCTAATGCAAATGAAGCACAAAAACTAGTCGAGTCATTACGTCCTGATGTCATTAGCTTAGATGTTGTGATGCCTGGTATGAGCGGAATTGAATTTTTAAATTGGCTTATGCCTAAATACCCTACTCCAGTGATCATGTTAAGCACATTTACACAATCTGGAGCAGATGCAACTCTTGCTGCACTTTCCAATGGCGCTGTTGATTTTGTCCAAAAACCAGACGGAAGTGAATCTGATTTTTTACGTATGTTAAAAGAACTTACGATCAAAATCAAAAAATATGGAACTGAAGTTAAACTTCAAAAACAATCCTTGTTTGCAAAAACAACAAAACTCAATTTCAATTCAGAAAAAAATAATCACATCAAAATCATAGCTATCGGTGCATCGACTGGTGGTACCCAAGCTATCGATTATCTTTTGAGTCGATTGCCTACCAGTTTACCTCCAATTGTCATTGTCCAACATATGCCGGAGTATTTTACAAGTTTGTTTGCAATGCGCCTAAAAACAACAAGTGGTCTCAATGTAATAGAAGCATCGAATGGAGATATTTTAGAAACTGGCAGAGTTTATTTAGCTCCTGGTGACAAACATCTTTTAGTTAGGCGGTTGGCCGGAAAGATGTATCTTGAACTGGAAACTTTCGAAAAAGTATCTGGACATCGACCTAGCGTTGATGTCATGTTTGACTCCATTGCAAAAGGGAAAATGGGGAATCATTGTCTGGCGATCATTTTAACGGGTATGGGAAGAGATGGTGCATCTGGCATTAAAAACATTAAGACAGCCGGAGGAACCACAATTGGACAAGATGAAAAATCGTCTGTTGTGTACGGGATGCCAAAAGAAGCTTTTCTGTTAGGTGGCATCAGCCATCAAACTGCATTAGTTGATATTCCACAAAAAATCATTCAAATTTTAGAAACGTAAAAAGGAGTCAGATATGGCTAAAAAAATATTATTATGCGACGATGCACCAACAGCACTCAAACTAATGGAGTTAATTCTTTCCGGTGAAGGGTATGAAATTTACAAAGCCGAAAATGCAGAACAAGCAATACTGTCATTAGAAGCAAATGGACCTTTCGATGGTTGTGTATTTGATATCAACATGCCTGGTAAAAATGGTATCGAATTATCAAAGGAATACTTAGCTCACCCTAAAGGCCAAGGTGGGAAAATTTTAATCGTTTCTACGGAATCAAGTGACTATTTACGACAAGCAGGTAAAGATGCCGGAGTAAAAGCTTGGATCGTCAAACCATTCGAAGACGAAGATTTAGTTGAAGTATTAAGCAAAATCATTGGTTAAACGTATAAATTGTCGTTTTCTTTAACATGCGTTCTTTGACTTTAGTTTCAAAGTGTCTTTCTTGTACTGAAACATCCTCTATAGTTTGCGGGTTTAACTTGGTGATATAGACATCAAAGGAATCTGTATGAAAGGAAAGTTTACGATAGAACTCACCACCAATGTTTTGACTTACGATCGGAATTTTTTCATTGGTTAAAAATTCCGACACAAATTGAATATTTTTGGTTCCCGCTGTAAAATTAGGAAACAGCGGTGATTGGGTTCCTCCAAAGATCTTTGCCCTTAATTCAATACGTGGGATCTGTCGTTTAACAAAAAAAGAAATTAGATTTTCCATCGAGTTTTCACCATATCGTAAACTCTTTTGTTCTTCCTTAACACTGGAAACTTTTGGCAAAAGTATATGATTTATGGCTGAGAATTTCGTATGTTCATGGAATAGACAAACAGATACGCAGGATCCCAAGATCGTTCTAATTTCATGGAATCCATCGGAAAAAAAAGTCTCTCCTATATTCAAGTAAACAATTGGTTTCACTCGTGTATTGGTTCTGTTAGTAGATGTACTCATCAAATAAGTAAGTTGGAACCAATGTAAGATAGGTTCCTTTAACTCAAATTTGATTTGTAAACCAAAATTGGAAGTATTTCTTTTCTCCTAGACCAGACAAAAAAAACAAACTTTCAATGCATTTCATATCATGAAATGCATTTGAATTTAATATAAATTTCACTTCTTAGCCGAAATCATTTCATTCACTTTGTACATTAACAAAATTGTACAAACAATCGCTGTCGCCACCACATAACCTAAAACTTCATATCGCTCTAGATAACCACTCGGAGTTTGGATGACTATGAGTCCAGCAACCGAAGCCGCAATTCCACCTGATATCTGTTGGATGGAAGAACTAATCGCCATAAAAGCCCCACGATCATGTAGTTCTGGAACAGCTGAATTCATTGCATTTGCAGAAATCATTCTGGCAGCAATAAAAACAAATAACAGAGAATTGATAATGATAACCGTCGGGAGTGGAGTCACTTTTAATCTTGTAAAATAAATGATTATGATCGCGGCAATTGT comes from the Leptospira ellinghausenii genome and includes:
- a CDS encoding chemotaxis protein CheD; translated protein: MSTSTNRTNTRVKPIVYLNIGETFFSDGFHEIRTILGSCVSVCLFHEHTKFSAINHILLPKVSSVKEEQKSLRYGENSMENLISFFVKRQIPRIELRAKIFGGTQSPLFPNFTAGTKNIQFVSEFLTNEKIPIVSQNIGGEFYRKLSFHTDSFDVYITKLNPQTIEDVSVQERHFETKVKERMLKKTTIYTFNQ
- a CDS encoding leucyl aminopeptidase, producing the protein MKIEISPLQIQIGNFKSGSFYKLIPIFQEDVKEELGKKFPTQIETKVFSGELGKEFRDEADQTIYLGLGEKDKLNFRKFISHFFKYGEKILNYDGMGLEIHISKALSKKFSADRIAYQIANTLYIGSYPVSVLQTKKKDKEKKKVGAVFLKFEDKSVLSLAESGLSKSKVVAKHVNGARHIAHLPANYFTPNDFVSRAKEIAKEYKLSVKVWDETQLKKEGLGGILAVSRGSELEGKMVILEYKPTKAKKKFAIVGKGLTFDTGGISLKPPGEMHEMKYDMCGAAATIHAIGAIAALEIPIHIIAAIGVAENMPDGKAIKPGDVYTAYNGTTVEVQNTDAEGRLVLGDVLSYVSKNYKPDYMVDLATLTGAVIIALGHEAAAILTNSDPLREALFKASETSDDRVWELPLWEEYGEDLKSDIADLKNITGGGKGAGTISAGVFLSKFVDESINWAHIDIAGAAWRKKKSGTQFHGPTGYGVRLLVDLAKELANK
- a CDS encoding chemotaxis protein CheW, producing MNTSEFDSLTDDNDEFENEEDTLENRFLIFSLADRSYGIEIKYITEIVGMQNITEVPDMPTFIKGVINLRGKVIALIDVRDRFRMENVGYDDKTCIIILNFKNQLVGLIVDTVKEVIRINAQNIEEAPKFGESENNRFVQSIAKINEDVKVLLNIENLLKDEDKLALDNALAIKNQ
- a CDS encoding response regulator, giving the protein MAKKILLCDDAPTALKLMELILSGEGYEIYKAENAEQAILSLEANGPFDGCVFDINMPGKNGIELSKEYLAHPKGQGGKILIVSTESSDYLRQAGKDAGVKAWIVKPFEDEDLVEVLSKIIG
- the bcp gene encoding thioredoxin-dependent thiol peroxidase, coding for MLEVGKKAPNFTSVNQNGEKVKLADLTGKNGVVVYFYPRDMTPGCTTEACDFRDNFARLKKFGYNVVGISKDNPKSHTKFIEKQELNFDLISDESGEICEAYGVWREKVFMGRKGMGIVRSTFLLDSSLKIKKIYDSVKVKGHVEEIIKDIQEIQGK
- a CDS encoding protein-glutamate methylesterase/protein-glutamine glutaminase, with the protein product MIKLLIVDDQNIVRNVLSDTFKDDPTIKVIGTAANANEAQKLVESLRPDVISLDVVMPGMSGIEFLNWLMPKYPTPVIMLSTFTQSGADATLAALSNGAVDFVQKPDGSESDFLRMLKELTIKIKKYGTEVKLQKQSLFAKTTKLNFNSEKNNHIKIIAIGASTGGTQAIDYLLSRLPTSLPPIVIVQHMPEYFTSLFAMRLKTTSGLNVIEASNGDILETGRVYLAPGDKHLLVRRLAGKMYLELETFEKVSGHRPSVDVMFDSIAKGKMGNHCLAIILTGMGRDGASGIKNIKTAGGTTIGQDEKSSVVYGMPKEAFLLGGISHQTALVDIPQKIIQILET
- a CDS encoding methyl-accepting chemotaxis protein — encoded protein: MKYLNNLKVKSKLILGFSALVLIILINTLIGLNSLNQLNSTLGEIVNTHSKKVQLSEQLRAKFIWMIREEKNLILATSEEEQNKRLSIRAGLEVDFAKIKKEFYDLLDQEEKTKVPGLEKQLEEWYAAYAVTKSIALQYKAKEAQANSSTRGRAAAMALDKTMEDFATLSETKMKIAYDNASKAYNFMVRSFIIQLIVSFAIAFIVAFWIIRSITKSLNAAMEIVGMVTVASEQVSSTAFSLSQGASEQAASVEETTASIEEMSASVTQNAESALETNTIAGKSASEAAIGQESVLKTLEAMKNISSRIKIIEEIAYQTNLLALNAAIEAARAGKHGKGFAVVADEVRKLAERSQVAAQEINQLSTNSVSLAAEAGRIIEQIVPSINRTAELVSGIAVSSREQSAGISQISMAMTQMDQTTQVSASASEELAATSNELKEQATHLMEIMESLVKLNVNQSVSSKKINSSELKSIASEFGKNSKVGFGNSNGGKSKSTYDLKHETNLTEKF
- a CDS encoding chemotaxis protein CheA, translated to MNREDLLLGFIQEGFELIEDCENAILAIEEIQNSHGNFDEELMNNLFRSVHTFKGSSGLLKLETLVKLTHEAETLMDLLRNQKLLPTDELTQVLIDTFDRMRVLLSKVETLKANPEMDPPTELQIQALQGEINKLKQHSIVETVLEKPKKEKKIYEIFEEEPPKETKKKSNVYEIFDEVSTQEVSKNKKFEIFEEELKQTQTEVISNNSKIERLGDQNKPVIFNIRKEIKVANDKLDSLLDLVGELVIAESNVTQHPTIKSIRNESLNSALTRFHKILLDLQEVAFSTRMIPISGVFQKMSRLVRDLQKQSGKKVLLHIKGEDTEIDKSIVDLIADPIVHILRNSIDHGLETPEERIDRGKVDTGNIYLSARQSVNEVWVMIKDDGRGLDRNKILDKAKQNGLISGDTSSLNDQEVFNLIFLPGLSTAKVVSDISGRGVGMDIVRQNIVKLGGKIEIHSQFGAGTTFVLRIPLSLGIMEGTVVRVGQKFFTIQTIELREFVSLRDKKEIELDEGQKVLDIRGTFIPIFNINQILNHKEQIIYDNEDPLMIILEYERKLIGIRVDEIIGNQNVVIKPLMGIMENAQGVNGFTILGNGNVSLILDVKSIFSKLEFVGAS
- a CDS encoding sensor histidine kinase, which gives rise to MDNHRLTNDNQGEPSTPKASFFVFDDSLCLKNYLGPYFLNEGINFEMEVGKTIHEMNPEFANRWGQSLVKVRDEQNPDEAEILFNRQKIRSQIAPIPIDSKNYLILSLILSQECIVSSSDLDVEEQSVIHYEESLHREIIRIFDWRQEIEGKTISREWMETALPNLNTSLMQGSGLGALVTTVGAMVRKAKREGDQVTIPAAIFEMLEENFNSTKKLVKTLAEAQLIFENKKRTSEQVNIQELHTLILEEVSDLIDMLGIKAQQVQISNSKNGNNLYVNIHKNNFKRVIRELLINAMKYGNDHCVIYVLLLSAGDHMIVKVLNPPYDTSIHKLDFTKSQETILFQPFYRHNKYVDERYSKEEFGLGLGLPIIKKMIEDMDGKVYFNLLKSNLYSKSSEEVSVSLEFPMSTVRT